In Arachis stenosperma cultivar V10309 chromosome 1, arast.V10309.gnm1.PFL2, whole genome shotgun sequence, one DNA window encodes the following:
- the LOC130981177 gene encoding uncharacterized protein LOC130981177 yields MVDYTSRFEELCRFSMVCQGAPETYESWKCIKYQKGLKDNIMTVVAPMEIRIFSDLVNKARVVEEYAKTVASSKDTHGGNSTMGRGKYFQPGEKISREEDMRLKDKEALERTLMINFSVAKGEQIRVGLDGCFNCGLPGYIARECTRGKNPNAGQSQHQGRVFAVNAKDAAKADPLMRGNCFIGDKTLVVLYDTRALHSFILFAKVEERGLKVSELAFELHVHTPHQTVMTRSGCRQLSKNQVLLDFFERSIQFMPEGENRAVIAEGYYLNFVMVHYSGEECQGYILLTANALGDAQNLYQIPIVRDFSEVFSEDIPEFPPQREIEFAIELVPGAGPVSIAPYRMAPIELDKLKT; encoded by the exons ATGGTGGACTATACTAGTCGATTCGAGGAGCTTTGTAGGTTCTCTATGGTGTGTCAGGGTGCCCCGGAGACCTATGAAAGCTGGAAATGCATCAAGTATCAAAAGGGCTTGAAGGACAATATCATGACTGTTGTGGCTCCTATGGAGATTCGGATCTTCTCCGATCTTGTGAACAAGGCGAGAGTTGTGGAGGAATATGCAAAGACAGTAGCTTCGTCAAAGGACACTCATGGAGGAAACTCTACTATGGGACGTGGCAAGTACTTTCAGCCGGGGGAAAAAATTTCAAGAGAGGAGGACATGCGCCTCAAGGATAAGGAAGCTTTAGAAAGAACACTTATGATCAATTTTAGCGTGGCAAAGGGAGAGCAAATCAGA GTTGGTTTAGATGGTTGCTTCAACTGTGGTTTGCCTGGTTATATTGCGAGGGAGTGCACTCGTGGGAAGAACCCGAATGCGGGTCAGAGTCAGCACCAAGGGCGAGTATTTGCTGTGAATGCCAAGGATGCGGCTAAGGCGGATCCTCTGATGAGAGGTAACTGTTTTATTGGTGATAAGACCTTGGTTGTATTGTATGATACTAGAGCTTTGCATTCATTTATTTTGTTTGCTAAAGTTGAGGAACGAGGCTTGAAAGTGTCAGAATTAGCATTTGAATTACATGTACATACTCCGCATCAGACGGTTATGACTAGGTCAGGTTGTAGACAA TTGTCAAAGAATCAGGTTTTGTTGGATTTCTTTGAGCGGTCAATTCAGTTTATGCCGGAAGGAGAAAATAGAGCAGTGATAGCCGAGGGTTATTACCTGAACTTTGTAATGGTACACTATAGTGGGGAAGAGTGTCAGGGTTATATCTTGTTGACTGCTAATGCTTTGGGTGATGCCCAGAACTTATATCAAATCCCGATAGTTAGAGACTTTTCGGAAGTGTTCTCGGAAGATATTCCTGAATTCCCGCCTCAAAGAGAGATTGAATTTGCGATTGAATTGGTACCGGGAGCCGGACCAGTGTCGATTGCGCCGTATCGAATGGCTCCAATAGAGCTGGATAAACTAAAGACTTAG